In the genome of Pseudomonas sp. Teo4, the window GTAGGCCTTCTGGAATGAAAACCCTTTCTCGGCAATAGCGCCCCCCGTCCGAGGTTGGGTATTAAGATCGTTGCCATCCACAGACCACGCTGAACCCATGCTTTGTTCCTAAGGATTTCTACAAATTTAAAGTTGTCACCGGCCAAGCCGGTGACTCGCCTGAGTGCGGATAGTCATACAGAAATTGGGCACCGGTGCCACATTTACTGGCTCAGGCTAAGCGTATCATTTCCGTAGTACACCAGCACAAATCAGCTACGAAATTACAACGCCACCTGAGGCCAGGTCACCACTACATAGGGAAGGTTGAATATGAACACCAGCGTAGAAATGCCAATAGAGACCGTTTTGTCAGAAAGCGACTCGGATCGGATCGAAATGTTACCCACTTCCTACCTCGACCAAATACTTGATCGAGCTCAGGCTCACGCTACACGGCATTGAGCTTGGCCCTGAGAGAACGACTCGATGCGTCAGCTAGCTGACCAATAGCTGACCTCAGCGAATGACAGCTATGGGTCGAAAGTGGCCGTTCGCCAGTGACCACTACCGATATTCAGCGAACTGGAACGACGAGCGCTCGTGTATCAGGATCGGCATCGAATGCTGCCTCTACGAGTAACCAACTTGGCGCAAGCTTCGTGTCGATCATGGCTTTTACGGCCCGTTTACGACAAGTCGAACAGGGTGAGCATTCATAAACATACAGAAGACAATCAAGCGACTCGTTGACAGGGTTCGCATCACAGAACCGCAGAAGTTGCCTAACGACACGATGCAGTTCTTCATTATCCTCAAGCCGTGGCAGGTATTGCACGAAGGTTGCGAAGTCGCCCTCAGCGGAATTATTCACCAACAACGCAACTCCGTTGGCGAAATCGCCATCTGCTATCAGTCGCTCCGCTGTTACCCGCAATTGTGGATGGCTGATCGCGGCGAAGGCTGTAACGGCTGCCAGTCTCAGCGGCTTGTCAGGTTGGTCAATCCATCTGAGCAGTCGTCGTTCAAATCGCGGAACGCCTGTTTTCGCAAAGCACTTGAATAGCTTCTTGGCATGCTCAGGCTGCTCCACGCTCATCAACGCCATGAAGATTGCCTCGCGTTGATCGCTGCTGGCTTGCGCGCCCCATCCGCGAAACCAGTGACATGGATCTCGTGGTTTGTTGCGAAGGTGCGTCAGGATATCGTCGGCGGTAAAGGCTGATAGTGAAAAGTCGGTGTTGCGTCCGGCGAGACCATCACGTGAAGTGCAAACCTCTGCAAGATAGCGCGAGACATCAGCATCGGAGGTGGCGGCACGTTCTAGCAGGGCAAGCCCTTGTTCAGCGCCTGGGGAAGCAAAGCATCGTGAATATAATGTGTCATCGACCCAGAAATCGGTATCGGCTCGCAACCATCGACCCAGTTGCCTGGCGACATGAATCAAACCGTTCACGCCATCAAGGGCAACAATATCGTCAGCAGCGATGACATCGGCTGTGTCCGCCGCACGCGCAAGAGACGCGTACAACAGTTTCCTGGCATCATCCATGCCCGCAGTAGCAAGCAGTTTCAGTATGCCACTACGCTGATTGAGGTCGAATAGGTCCTCGTGTGATGGCGCCAGCCCTTCAGCCTTGATTGCCTCAAAAATCTCAGAATGCATCTGCGCAGTCTCAATGATCGAGAAGAGCCACGGCGTGCGCTTGGCTTCGGCCTGCGGATCATGAACCTGACAGAACAGGCATGCTCCAATAATCAGGTCTTCAAGCCCGGCGGCACCATGGAGCAGTATCTGTTGCAGTGCCCGGCCATGGCCTGCTCGGAGTGCGGCAGCGAAAGCGGTGCGGGTGATAGGCTCTCTGAGCATGAGATATCTCGTGATAAGGCTCGAATAGTTTAGTGCGTTGAGGTCTCGGCGGACAGGACCCAGTCAGGAATCAGCGGGCCAACTCAACCCCAACCTTCATGCACGCCTAGAACTGCTGCTGTGAACACGCTCAAAAGGCCAGAATCAGCCTTCATCCTTCTGCCGGCCATGGCCAAATGCAGAGCCGTCGACGCGAAGCAGGCAACGCGGTGGATGGCACCGGCTGTGCCGGTGTTCGGGGGTAAACCCGCTCCCACAAAGATTGCTTTTGGGCTCAATGACAGCTTCGAGTTGAAAGCTGCCACTCGTGACCGGCTGATATCGACCCAGAGCGGACGTTCAACTGCATTATGTTTGTGTAATGCCTGAAATGCTCACCATGACATCGCCTGCGCCTGTCAGAGCGAGCGCCGCCCGCGCGGCGCATCGCGGATAAATCCGCTCCATTTGTTGCAACGTGCCGAACCTGTCAGGCCATAGTTGCCTGCCTTGGCGCATGGCGTGAGTCATGCGGGGCGTCGGCAGTGCCCATCGTGAAATTGAGCCATGCACACCAGGCTGACAACCATGGCCTATCAGGCATCTCGCAGTTGGCCGATATCCGCAAGATGGCCAGGACCATGACCTGCCAAGAGGTGCAGGAAGCCACCGGCTACCCCAGGCAGGCGCCGTTCCGAGCCGGTCGCGAGGGCAATTTCGTGTTCCGCCTCCCCGAGAGTAAGAACACTGGGGTGGATAAGCGAGAAGTTCAGCGCCAGATCCAGCGGAACGAAAAGCGCATCAAGGAGCTGAAGCTTGTCGAGCGCATCTGAGCCCTGCGGGATGAGGGCCAGCATCGCGCCTAGGTGGCCAAGCAGCTTGAGGTCAATTACGGAACACTGGTGAAGATCATCGAACGCAACAACATTGATTTCCCGAAGGTCCGCGCCCGCAAATGAAGCGTATCACCGCCCGCGTTCGGCACGGCCGGCGCCAGCAATGCATCAATTTACCACCCAGCAGCTTGGGAGGTATCGGCCATGGCTGAGCAGAAGACCTGAGCCGCGAAGCACTCCACGGACTATCGGCTGCAGGCGGTCCAAGCGCTTGGATATCAGGCTGCGCCGCACATCGTGGACTGCGCAGACCTGGGCGTGCCGCAGCACCGGGTGCGCCTGTTCATGGTGCTGACACGCAGCAAAGCACCGCTGATGCTGCAGCTACCCCAAGAGCGTCATGTCCCAGCCGCCAGCTTCCTCGACTTCGACGCCGGTCGCTGGTCGCAGATCGAGAAGCCAGGCCGGACCCAGTCCACGCTTGACCGGGTGCGCAACGGCCGCCAGCGCTTCGGCGATCGGTTCATCATGCCCTACGACGGCAAGGGTTCCGGCACCACCGGCCGTGACATCAGCCGACCTATCGGCACCATCACCACCCTGGACCGCTGGGCACTGGTCGACGGTGACCGCATGCGAATGCTCAGCGCCAACGAGGCCCTGGCCGCCATGTATTACCCGCCGACACCCTGCGCCCGGACAACCACCGGCTGAGCATGCAAATGGCTGGCAACGCAGTAACGCCGCTGGCCGGCCAGAGGGTGATTGAAGCGCTGCTGAAGGCGGCTTAATCACCCACACCTATTGCGCCGAAGCATCGGCATCGTGTGAATTTGGTTTGATTTCCGTATACCAGTGGGGCGGCTCACCTACCCCCCAGATCACGATATTGATCTTCTGGCAGTGCTCACACTGGAACTCAAACTCAGGCCTTGGGTCATCGGGGTCGAAGTCCATTGCCTCCCCACAGCCCGCACAGCCCGACATTAGTGTCTCTTTATTGTCACGCTCGCTCATAACGCGCACCTCTCTGCAATACGTTAAGCGTAGCCAACTCCAACGCCACAGAATCACGCCAGCCCGACGAGGTATCCCCATGCCCACAGAAAAAAATCGATTAGCCTGCATTTCACAAACGAAGCGATACAAGCCAGACCTACGCTGCCTTTTTCGAGTTCATGTTCTTCACTGGCCTTCGGCTATCCGAAGGCCTTGCGCTGCGCTGGGATGCGGTCGATACGACCCAAAAGACCGCTCATGTGCGGCAGACGATTGCATTGGGGGTGGTTGAGGAGAGGACGAAGACCGGGAGGGCTCGATTTGTGCTGCTCAACGACAGGGCGCTGTATGCCCTGGAGTTCGCCAAGCAGTGCGCGGAACGCCGCAGGCAGGGCAAAGGACAATTCACTGAATCGCCGTTCGTCTTCCCGCCCGGGAAGAATGGGGAGCACGTGAAACAGACGTCGGACCTGCACCACCAGTGGCGCCCGATCCTCAAGGGCCTGGGGATCCGATACCGCCCCCCCGTATAACTGCCGTCACACCTATGCGACAATATGCTCAATGTCTGGTCTCAACCCCGCATTTATCGCCCAACAGCTCGGGCATAGCGTGCAGATGCTCTTATCGACTTATGCGCGCTGGATTAACTCGTCCAACGACTGGCAGGAGCTGGAAAAGCTCCAAATTGGTCCGAAATTGGTCCGTAGCTGCGACGAAGCCACGTAAGTTATTGATAGGTAAGCCTCTTGATCTCCACCGCCAACATCACCATGCAATTCGGCTCCAAGCCGCTGTTCGAAAACGTCTCGGTCAAATTCAACAACGGCAACCGCTACGGCCTGATCGGCGCCAATGGCTGCGGCAAGTCCACCTTCATGAAAATCCTCGGCAGCGACCTGGAGCCTTCCGGTGGCCAGGTGATGCTCGAGCCGAACACCCGCCTGGGTAAACTGCGCCAGGACCAGTTCGCCTACGAAGAATTCACCGTCATCGACACGGTGATCATGGGCCACGGCCAGCTGTGGAAGGTCAAAGCCGAGCGCGATCGTATCTACTCGCTGCCGGAAATGACCGAGGAAGACGGCATGGCCGTCGCCGAGCTGGAAACCGAATTCGCCGAAATGGACGGCTACACCGCCGAATCCCGCGCCGGTGAACTGCTGCTGGGCCTGGGTATTCCGCTGGAACAGCACTTCGGGCCGATGAGCGAAGTGGCGCCGGGCTGGAAACTGCGTGTGCTGCTGGCACAGGCGCTGTTCTCGGACCCGGACGTGCTGCTGCTCGACGAACCAACCAACCACCTGGACATCAACACCATCCGCTGGCTGGAAACCATTCTCACCGCGCGTAACAGCACCATGGTGATCATTTCCCACGACCGGCACTTCCTGAACAGTGTCTGCACCCACATGGCCGACCTGGACTACGGTGAGCTGCGCGTCTTCCCAGGCAACTACGACGAGTACATGACCGCCGCCACCCAGGCGCGTGAGCAGCTGCTGTCGGACAACGCCAAGAAGAAAGCCCAGATCGCCGAGCTGCAGACCTTCGTCAGCCGCTTCTCGGCCAACGCCTCCAAGGCCAAGCAGGCCACCTCGCGCGCCAAGCAGATCGACAAGATCCAGCTGGCCGAGGTCAAGCCGTCGAGCCGTGTCAGCCCGTTCATCCGCTTCGAGCAGACCAAGAAGCTGCACCGCCAGGCCGTGACCGTCGAGAAAATGGCCAAGGCTTTCGACGACAAGGTGCTGTTCAAGGACTTCAGCTTCACCATCGAAGCTGGCGAGCGTGTGGCGATCATCGGCCCCAACGGTATCGGCAAGACCACCTTGCTGCGCACCCTGGTCGGTGAAATGACCCCGGACAAGGGTGATGTGAAGTGGACCGACAGCGCTGAAGTGGGCTACTACGCCCAGGACCACGCCCACGACTTCGAAGACGACGTGAGCCTGTTCGACTGGATGGGCCAATGGACCACCGGCGAGCAGGTGATCCGCGGCACCTTGGGCCGCATGCTGTTCTCCAACGACGAGATCCTCAAGTCGGTGAAGGTGATTTCCGGTGGTGAACAGGGCCGTATGCTGTTCGGCAAGCTGATTCTGCAGAAGCCGAACGTGCTGGTGATGGACGAACCGACCAACCACCTGGACATGGAGTCGATCGAGGCGTTGAACCTGGCGCTGGAGAACTACCCGGGCACGCTGCTGTTCGTCAGCCACGACCGTGAGTTCGTATCGTCCCTGGCCACCCGCATCATCGAGCTGACGCCCGAGGGTGTGGTGGACTTCAGCGGCACCTACGACGATTACCTGCGTAGCCAGGGCGTCGTGGTCTGAGTCAATCGTACGGGGGGCCGCTTTGCGGCCCTTTCGCGACGCGTCCCACCGGGCAAGGCTCGACGATGAAATAATCATTAGCCTGCTTTCATTTCCTTCGCGCAACGGCCATGATGAAGCCACGCCCCACCGCCCGCCCGCGAACGAGCCCATGACCGCGCAACAACCCTCCCCCAGCACCACCCCCAACATTACGCTGCAGATCCTGTCGATCGTCCTCTACACCTTTATCGCGTTCCTCTGCATCGGCTTGCCGATTGCGGTGCTGCCCAGCTATGTGCATGACCAACTGGGCTTTGGCGCGGTGATCGCCGGGGTGACCATCGGCCTGCAGTACCTGGCCACCCTCCTCAGCCGGCCATTCGCCGGGCGTGTGGCAGATACCCTGGGCGGCAAGCGGGCCATCCACTACGGGTTGTTCGGCATTGCCGGTTGCGGGGTGTTGACCCTGTTGTCGGCCTGGACCCTGACGCTGCCAGTGTTGAGCCTGCTGCTGTTGCTGGTCGGGCGCGTGATGCTGGGCGTGGCCCAGGGGCTGATTGGCGTGGCGACCTTGAGCTGGGGCATCGGCCAGGTGGGCGCGGAGCACACGGCCAAGGTGATTTCCTGGAACGGTATCGCCTCTTACGGGGCCATCGCCATCGGTGCGCCGGTGGGTGTGCTGGCCGTGGACGGGCTGGGCTTCAGCGTGCTGGGCCCTGCGCTGCTGGTGCTTGCTCTGGTGGGATTACTGGCACTTCGTACACGCCCGGATGTGGTTGTGGTGCGTGGCGAGCGCTTGCCGTTCTGGTCGGCGTTCGGGCGCGTCGCGCCTTGCGGCCTGGGGCTGACGCTAGCCTCCATCGGCTATGGCACCCTGACCACGTTCGTCACCCTTTATTATCTGGAGCGTGGCTGGGCGGGTGCGGCTTGGTGCCTGAGCGCGTTCGGCGTGTGCTTCATCATCTCGCGGCTGCTGTTCGTCAATGCGGTCAACCGCTTTGGAGGTTACAACGTGGCCATCGCCTGCATGGCCACCGAGGTCGTCGGCTTGAGCCTGCTGTGGCTCGCCCCTTCCCCGCCCTGGGCGTTGCTGGGGGCCGGGATGACCGGCTTCGGGCTGTCGCTGGTGTATCCGGCACTGGGGGTCGAGGCGATCAAGCAAGTGCCCAGCAGTAGTCGAGGTGCCGGGCTGGGTGCATACGCGGTGTTCTTCGACCTGGCCTTGGCTATCGCCGGCCCGGTGATGGGCGCGGTCGCCGTGCACCTGGGCTACGCCTCGATCTTCTGCGTTGCGGCCCTGCTTGCCCTGTCAGGGGTTGGACTGACGCTGCTGCTGGCTCGGCGTAGCCACCGCAGTTGAGCGCTCGGCCGGTTGCGGCGCGCCCAGCGCCTGGCTGAAGAACGCCGCAGTGTCCCGCTGCAAGGAGTGGTGAATATGCTGGCGGTCGACGCCATCGGCATCCTTGCACAGCACCGGCATGCGGGCACGCTGTTCCTCATCGCAACGGGCCATGAACACGAAATGCCCGGCACCGGCCAGCAGGCGGTAATCCGGGGTGAGCGGAAGCTTGCGGGCCAGGGCTTCGGCATTGCGGTCCACCGCCACCAGCTGGTCGCTGTCGCCACTGTAGATCAACGCCGGTACTTTCACGCCAGCCAGGGCGTGACGGCCGAACATCAGGCTCAGCGGCGCCATCAGCATCACCGCCCCCACTCGTGCGTCGGCCTGGGGGGCCAGCTCGCTGCGGTCGGCAATCAGCACGCCGTGGGTCTTGCAGGCGTCGGCATCGCCTGGGCGCTCCAGGCAATAGCGGCGCAGGCGGTCCAGGTCGGGCTGCGCGCCGGACAGAATCAAGGCCGTCTCACCGCCGGCTGAATAGCCAATCACCCCCACTTTGCCATCGTTCAGATATGGCCCCAGCAACTGGTCACCACGGGCGGCGGTGATGGCGGCACTGATCTGCAGTGGGCGGCCGTAAAGGTTGCTCAACGTGCCCAGGCGGCTGTGGTCACGGGCGTTGTCGCCGGGGTGAACCACGGCCACCACGACAAAGCCCTGGCGGGCCAGTGCCGTTGCCAGGTAGTGCAACGCCAGCGGACTGCCGGTGTTGCCATGGGACAGTACCAGCAAGGGGAATTGGCCCAAGGCGACCGGGGCCTCATCGGCCACGCGGACCGGGTAGCCGTCGATACGGCTGGTCCGGGGCTCGCCGGTGGATGGATAGAACGCCAAGGCCTGCATGGGGCGGGCGTCGACCGGGTCGGCCAGGGTCATGCGGTGCAGACCGACCTCCCAAGGCTGCGCCTCGGCACGGGCCAGCAGGCCACCGAACAGGACCAGCGCCAACAAGATTCGGGAGGTGCTCATCGGCTGGCGACCCCTGCGGAGCAAAAGGATGGAGCCAGCATAGAACCAGCAACGCCTGGGGCGGATGAAAACTAAATGAAAAAAACGGCTGACACCTAAGGTGACAGCCGTTTCTTTTTACGCTTGAGGATCAGGCGGCAGCGAACAGCTCGTTGGCAATTTGCGCCTGAGCGTCATCAATCGCTTTGCTGCGCTGTTCCGGGCCGTAGGCCAGGCCGTGGGCACGGACGATTTCCAGGTCGGTGACACCGATGAAGCCGAGGAACACTTTCAGGAAGTCTTCGTGGCCGACACCGGTCGGTTGGCCAGCGTGCAGGCCGCCTGCGGTGGACACCAGCACCACCTTCTTGTCGCCGCACAGGCCTTCAGGGCCGGCTTCGGTGTAGCGGAAGGTCTTGCCGGCGACGGCAACGCGGTCGATCCAAGCCTTGAGTTGGGTCGGCACGCTGAAGTTGTACATCGGCGCACCGATCACCACGGCGTCGGCGGCCAGGAACTCTTCCAAGGTTTCGGCGCTGAGCTTGGCTTCGAACGCCTGGGCGGCATCGCGCATGTCTTCAGGGGTGCCGGCGGCAACCAAGGTGGCGGCAGAGAAGTGGGCGATGGCGTCGGCGGCCAGGTCGCGGTAAACCACTTCGATGCTTGGGTCCGCGGCTTGCCAGGCTTCGACCACTTCGCGGCTCAGCTGGCGGGAGGCGGAATTGTCGCCCAGGATGCTCGAATCGATATGCAACAGTTTCATGGGACTCTCCTGTGAATGAAGACCGCGGCGGTGGGCGATCACGATGGGGAGAATCCTACCGGGGCAGCCAATGGCTGATAAGACAGCAAAAATGCGTTAGTTTGTCCCACAGATAGGACAGTGAGACATGACCATGCAAGACCTCAATGACCTCTTTTACTTCGCTCAGGTCGTCGAAGCCGGGGGTTTCGCGGCAGCCGGGCGTCAGTTGGGCATCCCCAAGTCACGCCTGTCGCGACGCATCGCCGAACTGGAAGAGCGCCTGGATACACGCCTGCTGCAACGCACCACCCGCCAGCTCAAGCTCACCGCCGTGGGCGAGCGCTACCTGCATCATTGCCAGGCCATGCTGCTGGAAGCAGAAGCGGCCGACGAGGTGGTGGCCAGCATGAGCAGCGAGCCGCGTGGTCGGCTCCGGGTGTCCTGCCCGGTCGCCTTGGCCCATGCGTTCATGCCAGATGTGGTCAGCCGTTTTCTGGAGCAGTACCCCCAGGTGCAACTGGACATGGTGCTGCTCAACCGCCGGGTCGACCTGATTTCCGAGGGTATCGACGTGGCCCTGCGGGTCCGCGACCTGGGCGATGAAGACCCGGCGCTGGTCACCCGCCGCCTGCGCCAGGCACAGATGCAACTGGTGGCGGCCCCGGGCTTTGCCGACCATATTCGCGACCCCGCCAAACTGGCCACTCTGCCAGTGCTGGGCGCGGCGGAGGCCGACAGGCTGGTGCACTTCCGCCTGCATGGCCCGAACGGCCAACAGCAGGAGGTCGCGCTGGAGCCGCGCCTGGCCATCGATGACTTCGTGGTGCGCAGCGCGGCCGTGCGCGCCGGGCTCGGTTTCACGGCCCTGCCAAGCATGTTCTGCGAAGAGCAGTTGGAACGGGGCGAGCTGGTGCGGCTGCTGCCGGACTGGTCACTGCCCGGCGGCTATCTGCAGGCGGTCTACCCCCATCGACGGGGCCTGCTGCCGGCAGTGCGGGCCTGGATCGATCACCTGGCGACCTCGTTCGAGGCCTGCGGAGAACGCTATGTCTAAGCAGAAAATGACCGAAGAACAGGTGGCGGCATTCTGCCTTGGCCTGCCGGGGGCGCGGGAAGACTACAAATGGGGTGGTATTCGGGTGTTCTCGGTGGCCGGCAACAAGATGTTCGCAGTCATGGACCTGGCGGGCGCGGGGCTGTCGTTCAAGGTCGCCGATGAGCTGTTTCTGGGCTATTGCGACCGCCCTGGGGTACGCCCGGCGCCTTACCTGGCGCGGGCACGGTGGATCAGCATGACGCCGCCCTACCCCATGGGCCGCGATGAGCTGTGCGACCTGCTGCAGCGCTCGCACCAACTGGTGGTGCGGCGCTTGCCAAAGCGATTGCAGGTGGGGCTGGTGTTGTGAAGGGTGTTTTACACCTGGCTCAGAACAGCCTGAATAGCTGATGATTCAGGAACAGGTAGTCGACCCAGAACACCTGATGCAGCATCACGATGGCCCAGAACACCAACTGGTACGAGACCTTGCGGGTCTTGTGTCGAAACAGCTGCTGGGCCAGCAAAGCTCCGGGCCAGCCACCCAGCAGCTCGCTGGCGTGCAACACCTTCTCTGGTGTGCGCCAGGCCTGGCTGCGGGCTTGGTGCTTGTCCTGCCAGTACAGCAGCAGGCAAATGAGGCTCGCCGCCGGGTAAACCGCCAGCGGCCACCAGGCTTGCCCGCTCCAGGCCAGTTGTGCCACGCCGACACCTGGTAGCAGGCACAACGCGCCCAACAGCAGCAGCTTCAGGCGGGCATGTCGTACGCCCTCCTGCCGAGCGGCGCCCTGCTGCACCTTGTCTTGCGTGCGCGCCATATCAGCCGTGCGCCGTCGACCAGTCGACCCAGCCGAACTGCCAGGTGGCCAGAATCAGCAGACCGAAGGCAATGCGGTACCAGGCGAACACTGCGTAGCTGTGGTTGGCGATGAACTTC includes:
- a CDS encoding ABC-F family ATPase, coding for MISTANITMQFGSKPLFENVSVKFNNGNRYGLIGANGCGKSTFMKILGSDLEPSGGQVMLEPNTRLGKLRQDQFAYEEFTVIDTVIMGHGQLWKVKAERDRIYSLPEMTEEDGMAVAELETEFAEMDGYTAESRAGELLLGLGIPLEQHFGPMSEVAPGWKLRVLLAQALFSDPDVLLLDEPTNHLDINTIRWLETILTARNSTMVIISHDRHFLNSVCTHMADLDYGELRVFPGNYDEYMTAATQAREQLLSDNAKKKAQIAELQTFVSRFSANASKAKQATSRAKQIDKIQLAEVKPSSRVSPFIRFEQTKKLHRQAVTVEKMAKAFDDKVLFKDFSFTIEAGERVAIIGPNGIGKTTLLRTLVGEMTPDKGDVKWTDSAEVGYYAQDHAHDFEDDVSLFDWMGQWTTGEQVIRGTLGRMLFSNDEILKSVKVISGGEQGRMLFGKLILQKPNVLVMDEPTNHLDMESIEALNLALENYPGTLLFVSHDREFVSSLATRIIELTPEGVVDFSGTYDDYLRSQGVVV
- a CDS encoding MFS transporter → MTAQQPSPSTTPNITLQILSIVLYTFIAFLCIGLPIAVLPSYVHDQLGFGAVIAGVTIGLQYLATLLSRPFAGRVADTLGGKRAIHYGLFGIAGCGVLTLLSAWTLTLPVLSLLLLLVGRVMLGVAQGLIGVATLSWGIGQVGAEHTAKVISWNGIASYGAIAIGAPVGVLAVDGLGFSVLGPALLVLALVGLLALRTRPDVVVVRGERLPFWSAFGRVAPCGLGLTLASIGYGTLTTFVTLYYLERGWAGAAWCLSAFGVCFIISRLLFVNAVNRFGGYNVAIACMATEVVGLSLLWLAPSPPWALLGAGMTGFGLSLVYPALGVEAIKQVPSSSRGAGLGAYAVFFDLALAIAGPVMGAVAVHLGYASIFCVAALLALSGVGLTLLLARRSHRS
- a CDS encoding dienelactone hydrolase — translated: MSTSRILLALVLFGGLLARAEAQPWEVGLHRMTLADPVDARPMQALAFYPSTGEPRTSRIDGYPVRVADEAPVALGQFPLLVLSHGNTGSPLALHYLATALARQGFVVVAVVHPGDNARDHSRLGTLSNLYGRPLQISAAITAARGDQLLGPYLNDGKVGVIGYSAGGETALILSGAQPDLDRLRRYCLERPGDADACKTHGVLIADRSELAPQADARVGAVMLMAPLSLMFGRHALAGVKVPALIYSGDSDQLVAVDRNAEALARKLPLTPDYRLLAGAGHFVFMARCDEEQRARMPVLCKDADGVDRQHIHHSLQRDTAAFFSQALGAPQPAERSTAVATPSQQQRQSNP
- a CDS encoding FMN-dependent NADH-azoreductase, which produces MKLLHIDSSILGDNSASRQLSREVVEAWQAADPSIEVVYRDLAADAIAHFSAATLVAAGTPEDMRDAAQAFEAKLSAETLEEFLAADAVVIGAPMYNFSVPTQLKAWIDRVAVAGKTFRYTEAGPEGLCGDKKVVLVSTAGGLHAGQPTGVGHEDFLKVFLGFIGVTDLEIVRAHGLAYGPEQRSKAIDDAQAQIANELFAAA
- a CDS encoding LysR substrate-binding domain-containing protein: MQDLNDLFYFAQVVEAGGFAAAGRQLGIPKSRLSRRIAELEERLDTRLLQRTTRQLKLTAVGERYLHHCQAMLLEAEAADEVVASMSSEPRGRLRVSCPVALAHAFMPDVVSRFLEQYPQVQLDMVLLNRRVDLISEGIDVALRVRDLGDEDPALVTRRLRQAQMQLVAAPGFADHIRDPAKLATLPVLGAAEADRLVHFRLHGPNGQQQEVALEPRLAIDDFVVRSAAVRAGLGFTALPSMFCEEQLERGELVRLLPDWSLPGGYLQAVYPHRRGLLPAVRAWIDHLATSFEACGERYV
- a CDS encoding MmcQ/YjbR family DNA-binding protein, which codes for MSKQKMTEEQVAAFCLGLPGAREDYKWGGIRVFSVAGNKMFAVMDLAGAGLSFKVADELFLGYCDRPGVRPAPYLARARWISMTPPYPMGRDELCDLLQRSHQLVVRRLPKRLQVGLVL
- a CDS encoding DUF1294 domain-containing protein — encoded protein: MARTQDKVQQGAARQEGVRHARLKLLLLGALCLLPGVGVAQLAWSGQAWWPLAVYPAASLICLLLYWQDKHQARSQAWRTPEKVLHASELLGGWPGALLAQQLFRHKTRKVSYQLVFWAIVMLHQVFWVDYLFLNHQLFRLF